The following DNA comes from Micromonospora chokoriensis.
GGTCGGCGGCGGTGGCGGGGGTGGCCGGTCCGGCGAGCATCGGTAGGACGAGAGCGGCGACGGCGACGGCGACGGTGATGGCCCGTCGTCGGGTCGCGCGTTCGGGCCTGGCGGGGATTGCAGGCATCGACGCACTCCTTTCGGCTCAGTCGCGGGACGTCGACTGAGTTACCAGACGGTAACGTGCAGATCCATAGATGTGAATGCACCTCGGATCCTTCCGCGCCGACTGCCGAACCGCCCGGACCGGACTAACCGGACCCCCCGCCCCCGCCCCACCCGTTACCTTTTTGATCGTCCCCAGCCGGGGACCCTCGGTCGCCCGGCCCGGTATGACTTCCTGCCCCTGTCGTAGGCATGATCCGGGGGGTGTTGTCGCCGGGTCGGGTGGCGTCGGCGGACCGCTGATAGGGACACGGCCACCCGTGTTGGGGTAGGTCTCTTCGTAACGTGGCTGCCGGCAGTCCGACGCCCTGACTGCGGCCGAGGCCACGGTGCGTTGCGTGGAGGCGGGTCTGGTGCACGAGGGATATGGCGTCTTCCTGGGCTTGGACGTCGGTAAGGGTGATCACCACGCGGTCGGGTTGGCTCCGGACGGCAAGCGGCTGCACGACGCGGCGTTGCCGAACACCGAGGTCCGGCTGCGGCAGCTGTTCGACAAGCTCGCCCGTCACGGCCGGGTCCTGGTGGTGGTCGACCAGCCCGCCTCGATCGGCGCCTTGCCGGTCGCGGTGGCTCGGGCGTGCGGGCATCAGGTGGCCTACCTGCCTGGCCTGGCGATGCGGCGCATCGCTGACCTGCATCCCGGTTCGGCGAAGACCGACGCCCGCGACGCCTACGTCATCGCCGACGCCGCCCGCACCCTGCCGCACACGCTGCGGCGGGTCGACACCGGCGACGAGGCTCTGGCCGAGCTGGAAGTCCTGGTCGGCTTCGACGACGACCTCGCTGGCGAAGCCACCCGGGTGTCCAACCGGATCCGTGGTCTCCTGACGCAGATCCACCCTGCCCTGGAACGAGTCCTCGGCCCGAAAGCGCAGCACAAGGCCGTGCTGGAGCTGCTGTCGCGCTGCGGCGGACCGGCTGGTCTGCGCAAGGCCGGCCGCCGCAAACTGCTCTCGATTGCTGCCGTCCACGCGCCGCGCATGGGTGAACGCCTGGTCGAACAGATCATGACCGCACTCGACGAGCAGACCGTCACCGTCCCCGGCACCCACGCAGCCGAGACGATCCTGCCTCGCCTCGCCGACAGCCTCCGCGACACCCTTCGGCAACGCGACCAGGTCGCCAAAGAAGTCGAGAGGATCCTTGATGCGCACCCTCTTGCCCCGGTCCTGACCTCGATGCCCGGCATCGGCGTCAGGACCGCCGCCCGGATCCTGCTCGAAGTCGGCGACGGCAGCAGCTTCGCCACGCCTGGCCACCTCGCCGCCTACGCCGGCCTCGCCCCCGTCACCCGACGATCGGGCAGCAGCATCCGCGGCGAGCACCCACCCCGAGGCGGCAACAAGAACCTCAAACGAGCGTTCTTCCTTGCCGCGTTCGCGTCTCTGGCTGACCCCGTCAGCCGCGCCTACTACGACCGCAAACGCGCCGAGGGCA
Coding sequences within:
- a CDS encoding IS110 family RNA-guided transposase, yielding MHEGYGVFLGLDVGKGDHHAVGLAPDGKRLHDAALPNTEVRLRQLFDKLARHGRVLVVVDQPASIGALPVAVARACGHQVAYLPGLAMRRIADLHPGSAKTDARDAYVIADAARTLPHTLRRVDTGDEALAELEVLVGFDDDLAGEATRVSNRIRGLLTQIHPALERVLGPKAQHKAVLELLSRCGGPAGLRKAGRRKLLSIAAVHAPRMGERLVEQIMTALDEQTVTVPGTHAAETILPRLADSLRDTLRQRDQVAKEVERILDAHPLAPVLTSMPGIGVRTAARILLEVGDGSSFATPGHLAAYAGLAPVTRRSGSSIRGEHPPRGGNKNLKRAFFLAAFASLADPVSRAYYDRKRAEGKRHNAALICLARRRCDVLFAMLRDKIPYQPRPTSPVPA